From Burkholderiales bacterium, the proteins below share one genomic window:
- the fabG gene encoding 3-oxoacyl-[acyl-carrier-protein] reductase produces MRLAGKIAIITGAGRGIGQATAIKFAKEGAKVIACDLTPEWLNETVEKINSAGGEATGFVVDVRDKSSIDKMVSSVVKKYGRIDCLVNNAGIVMDSQLKNMTEEQFDKVIDINLKGVYNCTKAVVDVMLRQNSGVILNASSIVGLYGNFGQTNYAASKFGVIGMVKTWARELGKRGIRTNAVCPGFIETPILSSMPDRVLRAIEEKVPLGRLGRPEEIANTYAFLASDEASYINGAVIEVGGGVTI; encoded by the coding sequence ATGAGACTCGCGGGCAAAATTGCGATTATAACGGGTGCCGGACGCGGGATTGGACAGGCTACCGCTATAAAGTTTGCCAAGGAGGGGGCGAAAGTTATCGCCTGTGATTTGACGCCGGAATGGCTCAATGAAACTGTCGAGAAAATCAACTCGGCAGGCGGCGAGGCCACGGGTTTTGTAGTGGATGTGCGAGACAAATCTAGTATCGATAAGATGGTCAGTAGCGTCGTGAAGAAATACGGCCGCATTGATTGCCTCGTGAATAACGCGGGCATCGTAATGGACAGTCAGCTTAAAAATATGACCGAGGAACAGTTTGACAAGGTGATCGACATCAACCTCAAGGGTGTTTACAACTGCACCAAGGCAGTGGTGGATGTCATGTTGCGCCAGAACTCGGGCGTCATCCTTAACGCGTCATCCATTGTCGGTTTGTACGGAAATTTTGGACAGACTAATTATGCCGCGAGCAAGTTCGGCGTGATCGGGATGGTAAAGACCTGGGCCCGGGAACTGGGTAAGCGCGGGATCCGCACGAATGCAGTCTGCCCTGGGTTCATTGAAACCCCTATATTGAGCTCGATGCCGGATCGGGTCCTGAGAGCAATCGAGGAGAAGGTGCCGCTCGGTCGTCTTGGAAGACCGGAGGAAATCGCGAATACCTATGCA